Below is a window of Streptomyces sp. ITFR-16 DNA.
CCGCAGCACACGACGATCCGGATGTCCGGATCGTCGATCAGGGCGTCGGTGTCCAGCGCGGGGGCGGTGCCCGCCCCCGTGTCCGACGGCGTGTCCGTGCCTGTGTCCGTGTCCGATGTCATGACCCCGCCCCTCGTCCGGACGCCCCTTCGCCCACACCCTGCCGACGGAGCGCGACCGCCAGCTCGTACAGCCCTGCCGGGTCCACCCCCTCCCCGATCAGCGGCAGCTCGTACCCCGGCAGGCCGAGGTCCGCCAGTACGGCGCGCTGCTCACGCTCCAGGCCGACCCGCTGGGCGTGCTCGGCGGCCTGTTCGACGAGGGGGCGCACCAGCCCCGCCGAACCGGTCACGCCCGCCCGCGTCAGCGTCTTGGCGATCTCCTTGCGCCGGCCGCCGACGGAGGTGCGCAGAGCATCCTCGTCCAGCAGCTGCGGGCGCACCATGTTCACGATGACCCGGCCCACGGGCAGTTCTGCGGCCCGCAGCTCCGCGATGCCGTCCGCGGTCTCCTGGACCGGCATCTCCTCCAGGAGGGTCACCAGATGCACCGCGGTCTCCGGCGACTTCAGCACCCGCATCACGGCCTGGGCCTGATTGTGTATCGGGCCGATCCTG
It encodes the following:
- a CDS encoding ArsA-related P-loop ATPase, which produces MSRFQVVSGKGGTGKTTVAAALALALATEGRRTLLVEVEGRQGIAQLFETDSLPYEERKIAVAPGGGEVYALAIDAERALLDYLQMFYKLGSAGRALKKLGAIDFATTIAPGVRDVLLTGKACEAVRRKDRQNRFVYDYVIMDAPPTGRITRFLNVNDEVAGLARIGPIHNQAQAVMRVLKSPETAVHLVTLLEEMPVQETADGIAELRAAELPVGRVIVNMVRPQLLDEDALRTSVGGRRKEIAKTLTRAGVTGSAGLVRPLVEQAAEHAQRVGLEREQRAVLADLGLPGYELPLIGEGVDPAGLYELAVALRRQGVGEGASGRGAGS